The nucleotide sequence CTCATTTTGTTTGGCCTGGGTGCAGGTCGGAGCAAATATCTGTGGGCAGAGGGTAGAAAAAGACTGAGGAAGGCTGGGGAGCGGCGTCAGCGGGGTGTGTAAGCCCGTCGGGCCGATTTACGCAAACCCGACTTTTTGGGCCTGAGCTGCGTTAAAATCCTGTTTTTGATGCTCACGTACACGAGTACGCTGCGCTCAAAAACAGGATTTTTCCTTGTCAGGCCGAAAAATGCGTATTTTGCAAATAGCCCAACACCAGCCATCGCCTTCGCATTCGCTCCGGCGAGTATAAGGAAGGCGACCCGACGACCTGCTTTTGATGGCGAATGAATTTTTCTAACTTGCCAGCTATACGCCTCATTTTGTTTGGACTGGGTGCAGGCCGGGGCAAATATCCGTGGGCAGATGGTAGAAAAAGACTGAGGAAGGCAGGGGAGCGGCGTCAGCGGCGGGGTGCTATGCCAGTGCCGAAATTATTTACGCAATGTTAGTTGTAGGTACGCAGATAAAACTCCAACACAAGACCATGAGTGTCAGGTGAGGGTACAAACCGCCCCATCCTCAAGTATTTTGTTTATCGTTGGTATTCGGCTGAAGCGGACGTTGACCAGAGCGAAAGCAGGGTATGGCATTACGCGTCGCGGAGGGAGATCACCCGATGGAGCGTGGCGAGAGAGGGAAGCTCCCGCAGCAGAAGACGCGTGCCCTCGTCGTTTGGCGGCAATTGAAAACGCTCTTTAGGGGGTGCTTCGGGGGGGATGCAAGGGGGGCCGCGCAGGGGGCGCAGCCCCATAACCGGCCCCGCCTTGCCGCGCGCCGCGCAGGCGTCCCAAACTTTGCCGGAGGGCGAAAAATTCGTGCCCGGAGGGCGGCAAAAATTAATCAGTCCGCGCCGCGCAGGCGTCCCAACTTCGCCGGAAGGCGAAAAATCCGTGCCCGAAGGGCGGCAAAAGTTAATCAGTCCGCGCCGCGCAGGCGTCCCAACTTCGCCGGAGGGCGAAACACCGTGCCCGAAGGGCGGCAAAAGTTAATCAGCCCGCGCCGCGCAGGCGTCCCTAATTCAACACTGTCGGCGTATCCGTCGCCACCAGACTGGCCGGATGCCGCAGCAGCAACAGTTCAAGCTCGTCCAGCAGGGCCTTGCAGCCGTCGCCCGTCCTGGCGGAGATGGTCAGCGCGTGTGGAAACGCGTCCGCAAGCTCCGCGCGGGCCGGGGCTTCCAGCTGATCCCACTTGTTCAGAATCATCAGCCGGGGCATGCGGTCCAGTTCCATTTCGGCCAGAATGGTCTCCACAGCGCTTATCTGCTGCAGCAGATCCGGGTGCGACGCGTCGGCCACATGCAGCAAAAGGTCCGCCGCCTCCAGTTCTTCAAGTGTGGCGCGGAAGGCGTCCATGAGTTCCTTGGGCAGATTGCGGATAAAGCCGACCGTATCGGCCATGATGATTTCTTTTTCCGCAGGAAAGCGCAGCCGCCGTGTGGTGGGGTCGAGTGTGGCAAAAAGTTTGTTTTCGGCCAGCACTTCGGAGCGGGTAAGCGTGTTGAGCAGAGTAGATTTGCCCGCATTGGTGTAGCCCACAAGCGCGGCCAGCGGTATGCCCTGGCGTGACCGGCGCGCGCGGGTGAACGAGCGCTGGCGGCGCAGCTGGTCGAGCTCTTTGCGAATACGGGCCATGCGCTCGCGTATTTTGCGGCGGTCGGTTTCGAGCTTTGTTTCGCCGGGGCCACGCCCGCCGATGCCGCCCATAAGACGGTCCATGGCGCGGTTTTTTCCCACCAGGCGCGGCTGGGTGTAGCGCAGCTGGGCCAGCTCGACCTGCAGCTTGCCCGCGCGGCTCACCGCATGCTGGGCAAAAATATCAAGAATCAACTGGGTGCGGTCAATGACCTTGCGCTCGGTGATGTCGGCGAGGTTGTGCAGCTGTGCGGGCGAAAGCTCGCCGTCAAACACCATCATGCCCGCGCGGCCTTGCAGGGCCAGCACTTCAAGCTCGGCCACCTTGCCCTTGCCCATGATCAGGCGCGGGTTGATCTGCGCCACGCGCTGCACCATGCGTCCGGCAATGGTCAGACCAGCGGTGCGGGCCAGCTCCGCCAGTTCGTCCAGATTGCGCTCCTGAATGATGCGCGGCTGCGTGCTTACCGAGACGAGCATGGCGCGCGGCGTGTCGTCGGCCTCGCGGGCGTCCTCGGCCTTGCGGGCCAGCTCTTCTTCCAGGGCTTCAGCCGTGGCGACAAACTGCGATTCTGTGCGGTCCCAGGGTTGCGGGGCGTCCATGTGATAGGGCTGCCCGCCGGAGGGCGACGGCAGCAAGTGGGCGGCCTGCCATTGCACTGGTTCGCCCACCGGGTTGACGGTGAGCGCAACCACTGCGTCCAGCCGCAAAAAGAGCATGTCCATCAGGTCTTCCTGACTGATGCCGCCAGGCGAGAGGTGGGTGTGCAACAGACGCAGACCGCGCAGGCGTTCCTGCCCGCTGCGGCCGCGCGGCAACTCGGGTATCATGATGCTGCCTGCTTCGCCCACAATAACCATCTGCACCCGGCCTTTGCGGTCGATAAGCAGCCCTAGCTGCCTGCCCAGTGCGCGTGAAAGCAGCGAGAGTTCCCGCGCCTGATCGACTGTATAGACTTCTGCCGCCGGAAAACGGCGGTTGAACAACCGGGTGAGTGCTGCAAGCTGGCTCGGTTTGAGCCCTTGCACGTTGCCTTCTGGTTTTGGGATGGGATGCTCCTGAAGGAAAAGAAAAGTTGAGTCGCACCCGCAGCCATGGCTCCCCAAGGGGGCGGCTGCGGGTGCGCAAATGGTATGGTCAGCGGGGGCCGCGCAGCCTAGGGCCGCAGATACGAGGTGATCAGGGCGTCGTAGCGCGAGGTGGCCTCGAAGGCGCGCGATGCCATGATCTGGCGGAATTCAAGCCCCACGGTGGTGTCTTTTTCCAGCTCTTCCATGGCGGCGGTGTACCACTGCGGCGAGGGCAGCACCAAAACGCTGTGGAAGTTTTTGGCCGCGGCGCGCAGCATGCAGGGGCCGCCGATGTCAATTTCTTCCACGGCCTGCTCAAGCGACAGGTGGCGTTCCACCGCGCCGGCAAAGTCGTAAAGATTGACGCAGACAAGGTCAAAGGGGCGGATGCCCTTTTCCGTCAGGGTCTGCATGTGTTGGGGCTCGTCCTTGTTGGCCAGAATGCCCGCGTGAATTTTGGGGTGCAGGGTTTTGACCCGGCCGCCCAGAATTTCGGGAAATCCCGTTACGGTGCTCACTGCGGTGACGGGCAGACCGGCCGCCTCAAGGGCCTTCTGTGTGCCGCCGGTAGAGATCAGCTCTACCCCCCGCGAGGTAAGAAACGTGGCAAACTCCACAAGGCCGCTCTTGTCCGTAACGCTCAAGATGGCGCGACGAATGGGCAAAATATCCATAAGCGACTCCTTGAAAAATGTCCAAAATAGGGTTTGGCGGCGTACATACGCCGTATTTCTTATAACGCAAAAAGCCCGTTCTGGCAATGCGTTGCGGGCAAAACAGTCCCGCGCCCCTTGCCCGCGTCAAAATGCAAGGCTATGCTGCGCCAGGAGGCACTATGCAGCTCAAGCTTGTTTCATGGAATGTCAATGGCCTGCGCGCTGTGGCGGGCAAGCCCGAATGGCAGTGGTTTGCGCAAACCGACGCGCAGGTTGTAGCCCTGCAGGAAACCAAGGCCCACCCCGACCAGTTGAGCGAAGACGTGCGCGAGCCTGAAGGCTGGGAATCGCACTGGTCGTGGAGCACGGTAAAAAAGGGCTATTCGGGCGTGGCGGTATTCAGCAAGGTTCCGTCGCTGAACGCCAGCATAGAGCTGCCGCAGCCGGAATATCAGGGCGAGGGGCGTCTGCTGCATCTGGAGTATCCGCAGTTTCACTTTTTCAACGGATACTTTCCCAACGGCGGCGCAGAAGAGCTGGATGATAATGGCAAGCCCACGGGCCGGTTCAAGCGCGTGCCGTACAAGATGGGATTTTTCGAGGCCTTTTTGGCCTATGCGGAAGAATGCCGCAAAAGCAAACCCATTGTGGTCTGCGGCGACTTTAACATCGCTCACCGTCCCATTGACCTTGCCCGGCCCAAGCAGAACGAAAAATATACGGGCTTTTTGCCCGAAGAGCGGGCCTTTCTGGACCGGTTTACGGCTATGGGCTATGTGGATACCTTTCGTCATGTGCACGGCGAGGCCGAGGGCAACTACTCGTGGTGGTCGTACAAAAGCCGCGCGCGCGAAAAAAATATCGGGTGGCGCATAGACTATTTTTTTGTATCACAAGAGCTTGTGCCTGCGGTGCGCGACGCCTGGATTGAAAATAACGTCTTTGGCTCCGACCACTGCCCTGTGGGGCTGTGCCTGGAGTTTTAGCGGGTGCGACGGCAACCGCCCTTGCAGACAGAAAAAACCCGCTTTGTCCCCGCAGGCGACGCATGAACGCCTGGGGGTAAAGCGGGTTTTTATACTGCGCAGACCGCAATATGGAAAAGCGACTAATCGAGCAGGCCGAGCAGACGCGCGACGCGCTGTTCATTCAGGCCGGTATGTACCTGAATGAGATCCTGACTGTGCTGCACGGCCTCCTGCTCGACCTGGGCGAGCGCCTGGCGCATTTCGTCAGAGTTGAGCATGTGCGGGGTTCCGGGGACTGTCTGCTCCAGAACCGGCGCAGCCGAAGTGCCGGCCTCGTCGTCGGCGGGAGCCGCCGGTGCCGCAGGCGTGCTCTCCGCCCGGTTTACGGGCAGCATTGCGTTGACCCTTTCCTGAAATGTGGGAAAAACCGGCCCCAGATCATTATTGCGAAAACGGAATTCCAGTTCCATCGGGCATCTCCTCGGGCTTGACGCATCGGGGCGTCATTACACTCGCGCCAAGCGCGCTTCGGTCATGTGGAAAAATTGACCGCCTGTTGGTATTGCCCGAAAATATGCAAAAAGCAGACCGTTCGTTATGTGCCGTCTGTGGCTACACGTGCCGCAGCGCTATTCCATCACCTTGACCAGCAGGCCCGGCGCAAGGCGCACCTGGCCGTCCACCACAATGTGTTCGCCCTCGGCCACTTCGCCGTCCAGCACTGTGCGGTCGGCATGTTCAAACAGGGGTCTGACCTTGCGGTAGCTGGCGCGGCTGTCTTTATCAACCACGTAAACGTAAGATTCTTCGCGGCCAGACTGCACGGCTCTGGTCGGCACGGTCAAAGCGCCCACGGCCACGCCCAGGGGCAGCTCGACCTGCACAAATTGCCCCGGCCACAGGCGGCGCAGCTCGTTGGTAAAGGTGGCGCGCAGGCGGATGGTGCCGGTGCGGGTGTCTACCGTGTTGTCCACCAGGGTGAGGAGGCCTTTTTCGGGTTTGCCGCCCGCCGGGGTAGCGGAAACCTGCACATTGCCCTGGCCCATCTGCTCGATGATCACGGGCAGATGCGACTCTGGCACAGAAAAGCTCACATAAATGGGCGAAAGCGTATCGATGGTGACGATAACCGTGGCGTCGCCCGATTTAACCATGTTGCCCCTATCCACGCTCAGCGCGCCCACGCGCCCGCTGATGGGGGCCACTACCTTGCAGTAGCTGAGGTCAAGGGCGGCGCTCTCGACGCTGGCCTTGTCAGATTGCACCGTAGCCCGCAAGGCTGCGGCGTCGGTAACTGTTTTTTCATAGGCGTCGCGGCTTACGTAGCCGTTGCCCACAAGCTTGCCGTAGCGGTTCATGTCGTCCAGAGCCTTGGCAAGCTGCGCCTGCGACTTGGCCAGCTGGCCCTTTTTTTCGCGCAGGGCGGCTTCAAAGGGGCGGGGGTCGATGGTGATAAGGGGGTCGCCCTCGTGCACGTCCTGACCTTCAGTAAAGTGCACCTGCTGTATCTCGCCGGTAACACGCGGCTTTACGCCAACAGAACCAGAGGCGCGCACGTTGCCCACGGCGTGCAGCAGGCGGGGCACGTCGGCGCGCGTGATGGATTCCACCCGCACTGGCGCGGGTGGAGGGGTATTTTTTTTGCTGTCGTCTTGTGAACATGCGGCCAGCAAGAGCAGCAGAACCAGCGGGACGAGGGGCAATGCGTTGTGGATTGGCTTCATGGGACTCCCCACAAGATAGAAACGGCCTTGGCGCGACATTGAATGCAAGTGCGACCGTGAATCAAGCCCCACGCCGCGTCAAGCAGATTGTTAGCTATGCACTTATATCTGCGTTTATCCCCCCTTTGGCAACGATTGACATTCGGCACGGTCACGGCATAATTACGCCGCATTTTTCGGGCAATCCTCTGTTGTCGTTTTTTTGAACGGCGGCAGCTTCAGCGGCCTGTCTCAGGCCCGGATCAACCATATATATGCGCCAGCGGCGCTTACAGGAGCAGGAATTGGCAAAAAACCGCGCATTACAGCAGTGGCGGGTGGAGGATTCCATCGAGCTTTACGGCATCCGTAATTGGGGCGCCGGGTATTTTGACGTGTCGGATGCGGGCGAGGTCGTGATTTGCCCGCAGGGGCCCAAGGGGCCGCAGGTTTCGATACCAGACGTTATCGCCGGGCTGAAAGAGCGCGGGTATGATATGCCCGTGCTCTTGCGCGTGGAGAATATTCTGGATTCGCGCATTGCCAATATTCACGAATCGTTCCGCAAGGCCATCAAAAGCCTCAACTACACCGGTTCGTACCGGGGTGTTTTTCCCATCAAGGTCAACCAGCAGCAGCAGGTTGTGGAAAAAATAGCCCAGTTCGGCTCCACATACCACCACGGGCTTGAGGTCGGCTCCAAGGCCGAGCTCATCGCGGCAGTGTCGCTCATGCGCGACCGCG is from Desulfovibrio desulfuricans and encodes:
- a CDS encoding pseudouridine synthase → MELEFRFRNNDLGPVFPTFQERVNAMLPVNRAESTPAAPAAPADDEAGTSAAPVLEQTVPGTPHMLNSDEMRQALAQVEQEAVQHSQDLIQVHTGLNEQRVARLLGLLD
- the hflX gene encoding GTPase HflX; translated protein: MQGLKPSQLAALTRLFNRRFPAAEVYTVDQARELSLLSRALGRQLGLLIDRKGRVQMVIVGEAGSIMIPELPRGRSGQERLRGLRLLHTHLSPGGISQEDLMDMLFLRLDAVVALTVNPVGEPVQWQAAHLLPSPSGGQPYHMDAPQPWDRTESQFVATAEALEEELARKAEDAREADDTPRAMLVSVSTQPRIIQERNLDELAELARTAGLTIAGRMVQRVAQINPRLIMGKGKVAELEVLALQGRAGMMVFDGELSPAQLHNLADITERKVIDRTQLILDIFAQHAVSRAGKLQVELAQLRYTQPRLVGKNRAMDRLMGGIGGRGPGETKLETDRRKIRERMARIRKELDQLRRQRSFTRARRSRQGIPLAALVGYTNAGKSTLLNTLTRSEVLAENKLFATLDPTTRRLRFPAEKEIIMADTVGFIRNLPKELMDAFRATLEELEAADLLLHVADASHPDLLQQISAVETILAEMELDRMPRLMILNKWDQLEAPARAELADAFPHALTISARTGDGCKALLDELELLLLRHPASLVATDTPTVLN
- a CDS encoding exodeoxyribonuclease III, producing MQLKLVSWNVNGLRAVAGKPEWQWFAQTDAQVVALQETKAHPDQLSEDVREPEGWESHWSWSTVKKGYSGVAVFSKVPSLNASIELPQPEYQGEGRLLHLEYPQFHFFNGYFPNGGAEELDDNGKPTGRFKRVPYKMGFFEAFLAYAEECRKSKPIVVCGDFNIAHRPIDLARPKQNEKYTGFLPEERAFLDRFTAMGYVDTFRHVHGEAEGNYSWWSYKSRAREKNIGWRIDYFFVSQELVPAVRDAWIENNVFGSDHCPVGLCLEF
- a CDS encoding IMP cyclohydrolase, with translation MDILPIRRAILSVTDKSGLVEFATFLTSRGVELISTGGTQKALEAAGLPVTAVSTVTGFPEILGGRVKTLHPKIHAGILANKDEPQHMQTLTEKGIRPFDLVCVNLYDFAGAVERHLSLEQAVEEIDIGGPCMLRAAAKNFHSVLVLPSPQWYTAAMEELEKDTTVGLEFRQIMASRAFEATSRYDALITSYLRP
- a CDS encoding efflux RND transporter periplasmic adaptor subunit, with translation MKPIHNALPLVPLVLLLLLAACSQDDSKKNTPPPAPVRVESITRADVPRLLHAVGNVRASGSVGVKPRVTGEIQQVHFTEGQDVHEGDPLITIDPRPFEAALREKKGQLAKSQAQLAKALDDMNRYGKLVGNGYVSRDAYEKTVTDAAALRATVQSDKASVESAALDLSYCKVVAPISGRVGALSVDRGNMVKSGDATVIVTIDTLSPIYVSFSVPESHLPVIIEQMGQGNVQVSATPAGGKPEKGLLTLVDNTVDTRTGTIRLRATFTNELRRLWPGQFVQVELPLGVAVGALTVPTRAVQSGREESYVYVVDKDSRASYRKVRPLFEHADRTVLDGEVAEGEHIVVDGQVRLAPGLLVKVME